A window of Xiphophorus hellerii strain 12219 chromosome 7, Xiphophorus_hellerii-4.1, whole genome shotgun sequence contains these coding sequences:
- the LOC116722631 gene encoding FERM, ARHGEF and pleckstrin domain-containing protein 1-like isoform X2: MAEPDPENLSSGAGQRLGAPETLGISTLDPGHKPPAMPPGRHVTVTVRMLDDTEEVFDVSQKASGKVLFDLVCSHMNLIEGDYFGLEFQNHKSMMVWLDHIKPIIKQLRRPKNTTLRFSVKFFPPDHAQLLEELTRYLFALQVKQDLSSGRMMCNDTSAALMVSHIIQSEIGDFDESHCRSHLLNNNYIPDQMPLIDKIMEFHSKHIGQSPAESDFQLLEVARKLDFYGTRLHPAKDREGSKLSLAVAHTGVLVFQTHTRINAFNWSKIRKLSFKRKRFLIKLRPDLNSSCQDTLEFLMASRDCCKVFWKICVEYHAFFRLFEEPKPKPKPMLFTRGSSFRFSGRTQKQVIDYVRESEFKKIPFERKHSRVRYSSRVQHNSRLSPLPSPRHHEVPSESGVPEDFSSSSPPRRHWKESVLVSAEDPAASRTSKMSPNHQRNGHEDRKESVSKPEESRGSTRQMSPEHPSKGVAPHSPPPSGHPHGMVNGQKSLELCSNSLDGRQPSPLTSPLLNDACSIRTDDEDEVRRKRFPTDRAYFIAKELLTTERTYLKDLEVVTVSFQSVVEQDEATPDSLKNTILSTFEPLHKFHTGFLREVEQRLAMWEGRSNAHIKGDYQRIGDVMLKNLQALKPLTTNMHKHSDILLELEKACKASRRMENLCRDFELQKVCYIPLNVFVLRPLHRLIHYKQILERLCKHYPATHEDFRDCRAALADVSEVVDQLQGSLLKMENLQKLLELQKDLLGVDNLVVSGREFIRLGCLSKLSGKGLQQRMFFLFNDVILYTSRGMTPTNQFKVHGQLPLRDMTIRESEEEWGVPHAFTLVGQGQSVVVAASSLTEMEKWMQDIKMAIEMAKTSNGPTSAALTCTLTDNKEPSPVRDKKAPNGQGPVPLSVICWYRVQSLSFSESCRSLENQLSGNLLRKFKNSNGWQKLWVVFTNFSLFFYKSHQDDYPLASLPLLGYSVTVPTENENIHKDYVFKLHFKSHVYYFRSESEYTFERWMEVIRSATVSSSQARLLNSKDPHPH; encoded by the exons CAAAAAGCGTCGGGCAAGGTGCTATTTGACCTGGTGTGCTCCCACATGAATCTGATTGAGGGTGACTACTTTGGCCTGGagtttcaaaaccacaaaagcatgatg GTTTGGTTGGACCACATCAAACCGATTATTAAGCAGCTTCGAC GACCGAAAAACACAACCCTGAGGTTCAGTGTGAAGTTTTTCCCTCCTGACCATGcgcagctgctggaggagctgaCGAG GTACCTGTTTGCCCTCCAGGTCAAGCAGGATCTCTCCAGTGGACGTATGATGTGCAACGACACCAGCGCGGCTCTGATGGTCTCCCACATCATCCAGT CTGAGATTGGGGACTTTGACGAGAGCCACTGCCGCTCACACCTGCTAAACAACAACTACATTCCAGATCAGATGCCCCTGATCGACAAAATCATGGAGTTTCACTCAAAGCATAT AGGTCAGTCACCAGCAGAGTCAGATTTTCAGTTGTTGGAGGTTGCTCGCAAGCTGGATTTTTACGGGACTCGGCTGCACCCTGCCAAGGATCGGGAAGGTTCGAAGTTAAGTCTGGCTGTGGCGCACACGGGCGTTTTGGTCTTCCAG ACACACACAAGGATCAACGCCTTCAACTGGTCCAAAATACGCAAGTTGAGCTTCAAGCGAAAACGTTTTCTCATCAAGCTAAGGCCAGATCTAAAC AGCTCCTGTCAGGACACTCTGGAGTTTTTGATGGCCAGcagggattgctgtaaagtcttCTGGAAGATCTGTGTGGAATATCACGCCTTCTTCCGCCTCTTTGAAGAACCTAAACCCAAACCCAAGCCTATGCTCTTCACCCGAGGATCTTCCTTCAGATTTAG CGGTCGCACACAGAAGCAGGTGATTGATTATGTGAGGGAATCAGAGTTCAAGAAGATCCCGTTTGAAAG GAAACACAGCCGGGTCAGATACAGCAGTAGAGTTCAACACAACAGTCGCCTGTCGCCGCTGCCTTCTCCTCGCCACCATGAAGTGCCATCAGAA AGTGGTGTTCCTGAGGacttctcctcttcttctcctcctcggCGTCACTGGAAGGAGTCGGTGCTTGTCAGTGCCGAAGACCCAGCAGCTTCACGAACTTCAAAGATGAGCCCAAACCATCAAAGAAACGGCCACGAAGACAGAAAGGAGTCCGTTTCCAAGCCTGAGGAATCAAGAGGGTCAACACGACAGATGTCCCCAGAACATCCGAGCAAAG GTGTGGCTCCCCACAGCCCTCCGCCGTCCGGACACCCCCATGGGATGGTGAACGGTCAGAAGTCCCTGGAGTTGTGCAGCAACAGTCTCGACGGCCGTCAGCCTTCGCCTCTGACCAGCCCGCTACTCAACGACGCCTGCAGCATTCGcactgatgatgaagatgaggtCCGGAGAAAG AGATTTCCCACTGATCGAGCCTATTTCATCGCCAAAGAGCTGCTGACCACAGAGAGGACATATCTGAAGGACCTGGAGGTGGTGACTGTG TCTTTCCAGAGTGTTGTGGAACAAGACGAGGCGACCCCTGACTCCCTGAAGAACACCATTCTCTCCACCTTTGAGCCGCTCCACAAGTTTCACACTGGTTTCCTCAGGGAGGTGGAGCAGAGGCTGGCTATGTG GGAAGGACGTTCCAATGCACACATTAAAGGAGACTACCAGCGCATTGGAGATGTGATGCTGAAAAACCTTCAAGCTTTGAAG CCTCTGAccacaaacatgcacaaacacTCTGACATCCTCCTTGAGCTGGAGAAGGCGTGCAAAGCGTCCCGTAGGATGGAAAATTTATGCAGAGACTTTGAGCTGCAAAAAGTGTGCTACATCCCCCTGAATGTCTTCGTCCTGCGACCTCTCCACCGCCTCATTCACTACAAGCAGATCCTGGAGCGCCTGTGCAAACACTACCCAGCCACTCATGAGGACTTCAGGGACTGCAGAG CTGCTCTGGCAGATGTTTCTGAGGTGGTGGACCAGCTCCAGGGGAGTCTACTCAAGATGGAGAACCTCCAGAAGCTCCTGGAGCTACAGAAGGATTTGCTCGGTGTTGACAATCTTGTGGTTTCTGGTCGT gaGTTCATCAGGTTAGGCTGCCTTAGCAAACTGTCCGGAAAAGGCCTTCAGCAGCGAATGTTTTTTCTG TTTAATGACGTCATTTTGTACACGAGTCGAGGGATGACACCGACCAATCAGTTCAAAGTGCACGGGCAGCTGCCTCTCCGTGACATGACA ATCAGAGAGAGCGAGGAAGAGTGGGGTGTGCCTCACGCCTTCACCCTGGTTGGACAGGGACAGTCGGTGGTGGTAGCAGCAAG TTCGCTGACAGAGATGGAGAAGTGGATGCAGGACATCAAGATGGCGATAGAGATGGCAAAAACCAGCAATGGTCCCACATCGGCTGCGCTGACCTGCACGCTGACTGATAACA AGGAGCCTAGTCCAGTCAGGGACAAAAAGGCCCCGAATGGCCAGGGACCAGTGCCTCTGTCTGTTATCTGCTGGTACCGAGTTCAGAGCCTCTCCTTTAGTGAATCCTGCAGGAGTCTAGAG AATCAGCTATCGGGAAACCTGCTGAGAAAATTCAAGAATAGCAACGGGTGGCAGAAGCTGTGGGTGGTCTTCACCAACTTCAGTCTGTTTTTCTACAAATCTCACCAG GATGATTATCCTTTGGCCAGCCTCCCTCTGCTGGGATACTCAGTCACTGTTCccactgaaaatgaaaacattcacaAGGACTACGTCTTCAAGCTACATTTTAAGTCTCATGTGTACTACTTCAGATCGGAAAGTGAATACACTTTTGAGAG GTGGATGGAGGTCATTCGCAGCGCTACAGTCTCCTCCAGCCAGGCCCGCCTCCTGAACAGCAAAGATCCCCACCCTCACTGA
- the LOC116722631 gene encoding FERM, ARHGEF and pleckstrin domain-containing protein 1-like isoform X1, with the protein MAEPDPENLSSGAGQRLGAPETLGISTLDPGHKPPAMPPGRHVTVTVRMLDDTEEVFDVSQKASGKVLFDLVCSHMNLIEGDYFGLEFQNHKSMMVWLDHIKPIIKQLRRPKNTTLRFSVKFFPPDHAQLLEELTRYLFALQVKQDLSSGRMMCNDTSAALMVSHIIQSEIGDFDESHCRSHLLNNNYIPDQMPLIDKIMEFHSKHIGQSPAESDFQLLEVARKLDFYGTRLHPAKDREGSKLSLAVAHTGVLVFQTHTRINAFNWSKIRKLSFKRKRFLIKLRPDLNSSCQDTLEFLMASRDCCKVFWKICVEYHAFFRLFEEPKPKPKPMLFTRGSSFRFSGRTQKQVIDYVRESEFKKIPFERKHSRVRYSSRVQHNSRLSPLPSPRHHEVPSESGVPEDFSSSSPPRRHWKESVLVSAEDPAASRTSKMSPNHQRNGHEDRKESVSKPEESRGSTRQMSPEHPSKGVAPHSPPPSGHPHGMVNGQKSLELCSNSLDGRQPSPLTSPLLNDACSIRTDDEDEVRRKRFPTDRAYFIAKELLTTERTYLKDLEVVTVSFQSVVEQDEATPDSLKNTILSTFEPLHKFHTGFLREVEQRLAMWEGRSNAHIKGDYQRIGDVMLKNLQALKPLTTNMHKHSDILLELEKACKASRRMENLCRDFELQKVCYIPLNVFVLRPLHRLIHYKQILERLCKHYPATHEDFRDCRAALADVSEVVDQLQGSLLKMENLQKLLELQKDLLGVDNLVVSGREFIRLGCLSKLSGKGLQQRMFFLFNDVILYTSRGMTPTNQFKVHGQLPLRDMTIRESEEEWGVPHAFTLVGQGQSVVVAASSLTEMEKWMQDIKMAIEMAKTSNGPTSAALTCTLTDNKCPEDSTAEAESEDDTTALHTSLEKPTPHRGNTMVHVCWHRNTSVSMVDFSVAVENQLSGNLLRKFKNSNGWQKLWVVFTNFSLFFYKSHQDDYPLASLPLLGYSVTVPTENENIHKDYVFKLHFKSHVYYFRSESEYTFERWMEVIRSATVSSSQARLLNSKDPHPH; encoded by the exons CAAAAAGCGTCGGGCAAGGTGCTATTTGACCTGGTGTGCTCCCACATGAATCTGATTGAGGGTGACTACTTTGGCCTGGagtttcaaaaccacaaaagcatgatg GTTTGGTTGGACCACATCAAACCGATTATTAAGCAGCTTCGAC GACCGAAAAACACAACCCTGAGGTTCAGTGTGAAGTTTTTCCCTCCTGACCATGcgcagctgctggaggagctgaCGAG GTACCTGTTTGCCCTCCAGGTCAAGCAGGATCTCTCCAGTGGACGTATGATGTGCAACGACACCAGCGCGGCTCTGATGGTCTCCCACATCATCCAGT CTGAGATTGGGGACTTTGACGAGAGCCACTGCCGCTCACACCTGCTAAACAACAACTACATTCCAGATCAGATGCCCCTGATCGACAAAATCATGGAGTTTCACTCAAAGCATAT AGGTCAGTCACCAGCAGAGTCAGATTTTCAGTTGTTGGAGGTTGCTCGCAAGCTGGATTTTTACGGGACTCGGCTGCACCCTGCCAAGGATCGGGAAGGTTCGAAGTTAAGTCTGGCTGTGGCGCACACGGGCGTTTTGGTCTTCCAG ACACACACAAGGATCAACGCCTTCAACTGGTCCAAAATACGCAAGTTGAGCTTCAAGCGAAAACGTTTTCTCATCAAGCTAAGGCCAGATCTAAAC AGCTCCTGTCAGGACACTCTGGAGTTTTTGATGGCCAGcagggattgctgtaaagtcttCTGGAAGATCTGTGTGGAATATCACGCCTTCTTCCGCCTCTTTGAAGAACCTAAACCCAAACCCAAGCCTATGCTCTTCACCCGAGGATCTTCCTTCAGATTTAG CGGTCGCACACAGAAGCAGGTGATTGATTATGTGAGGGAATCAGAGTTCAAGAAGATCCCGTTTGAAAG GAAACACAGCCGGGTCAGATACAGCAGTAGAGTTCAACACAACAGTCGCCTGTCGCCGCTGCCTTCTCCTCGCCACCATGAAGTGCCATCAGAA AGTGGTGTTCCTGAGGacttctcctcttcttctcctcctcggCGTCACTGGAAGGAGTCGGTGCTTGTCAGTGCCGAAGACCCAGCAGCTTCACGAACTTCAAAGATGAGCCCAAACCATCAAAGAAACGGCCACGAAGACAGAAAGGAGTCCGTTTCCAAGCCTGAGGAATCAAGAGGGTCAACACGACAGATGTCCCCAGAACATCCGAGCAAAG GTGTGGCTCCCCACAGCCCTCCGCCGTCCGGACACCCCCATGGGATGGTGAACGGTCAGAAGTCCCTGGAGTTGTGCAGCAACAGTCTCGACGGCCGTCAGCCTTCGCCTCTGACCAGCCCGCTACTCAACGACGCCTGCAGCATTCGcactgatgatgaagatgaggtCCGGAGAAAG AGATTTCCCACTGATCGAGCCTATTTCATCGCCAAAGAGCTGCTGACCACAGAGAGGACATATCTGAAGGACCTGGAGGTGGTGACTGTG TCTTTCCAGAGTGTTGTGGAACAAGACGAGGCGACCCCTGACTCCCTGAAGAACACCATTCTCTCCACCTTTGAGCCGCTCCACAAGTTTCACACTGGTTTCCTCAGGGAGGTGGAGCAGAGGCTGGCTATGTG GGAAGGACGTTCCAATGCACACATTAAAGGAGACTACCAGCGCATTGGAGATGTGATGCTGAAAAACCTTCAAGCTTTGAAG CCTCTGAccacaaacatgcacaaacacTCTGACATCCTCCTTGAGCTGGAGAAGGCGTGCAAAGCGTCCCGTAGGATGGAAAATTTATGCAGAGACTTTGAGCTGCAAAAAGTGTGCTACATCCCCCTGAATGTCTTCGTCCTGCGACCTCTCCACCGCCTCATTCACTACAAGCAGATCCTGGAGCGCCTGTGCAAACACTACCCAGCCACTCATGAGGACTTCAGGGACTGCAGAG CTGCTCTGGCAGATGTTTCTGAGGTGGTGGACCAGCTCCAGGGGAGTCTACTCAAGATGGAGAACCTCCAGAAGCTCCTGGAGCTACAGAAGGATTTGCTCGGTGTTGACAATCTTGTGGTTTCTGGTCGT gaGTTCATCAGGTTAGGCTGCCTTAGCAAACTGTCCGGAAAAGGCCTTCAGCAGCGAATGTTTTTTCTG TTTAATGACGTCATTTTGTACACGAGTCGAGGGATGACACCGACCAATCAGTTCAAAGTGCACGGGCAGCTGCCTCTCCGTGACATGACA ATCAGAGAGAGCGAGGAAGAGTGGGGTGTGCCTCACGCCTTCACCCTGGTTGGACAGGGACAGTCGGTGGTGGTAGCAGCAAG TTCGCTGACAGAGATGGAGAAGTGGATGCAGGACATCAAGATGGCGATAGAGATGGCAAAAACCAGCAATGGTCCCACATCGGCTGCGCTGACCTGCACGCTGACTGATAACA AATGCCCGGAGGACTCCACGGCGGAGGCAGAGTCCGAGGACGACACAACAGCTTTGCATACGTCGCTGGAGAAGCCCACACCTCACCGTGGCAACACCATGGTGCACGTGTGCTGGCACAGGAACACCAGTGTGTCCATGGTGGACTTTAGCGTAGCTGTGGAG AATCAGCTATCGGGAAACCTGCTGAGAAAATTCAAGAATAGCAACGGGTGGCAGAAGCTGTGGGTGGTCTTCACCAACTTCAGTCTGTTTTTCTACAAATCTCACCAG GATGATTATCCTTTGGCCAGCCTCCCTCTGCTGGGATACTCAGTCACTGTTCccactgaaaatgaaaacattcacaAGGACTACGTCTTCAAGCTACATTTTAAGTCTCATGTGTACTACTTCAGATCGGAAAGTGAATACACTTTTGAGAG GTGGATGGAGGTCATTCGCAGCGCTACAGTCTCCTCCAGCCAGGCCCGCCTCCTGAACAGCAAAGATCCCCACCCTCACTGA
- the rdh1 gene encoding retinol dehydrogenase 1: MVQVDEAVSGFVEVLLSNLVLTCVLLLAWYAAVRWYIRDSYRIGGFSQKHVFITGCDSGFGNLLARQLDQKGFRVTAGCLTEKGAADLAAATSPRLKTLLVDVTDSASIRSAVEFVKREVGERGLWGLVNNAGRSVPIGPPEWMHLEDFTKVLDVNLIGVIDVTLQFLPLLKKAKGRVVNVASILGRLSLTGGGYCLSKWGVEAFSDSLRRDMQHFGIKVSIIEPGFFKTGVTSVDLINADLKRLWAYLPQGVKDSYGATYLDDYMRMQGFSMNILCSPDISKVTWCMEHALTAQHPRTRYGAGWDAKFFWIPLSYLPSFVSDFIVHMLLPSPKDKTSS, encoded by the exons ATG GTGCAAGTTGATGAAGCAGTGAGCGGTTTTGTTGAG GTTCTTCTGTCAAATTTGGTTTTAACCTGTGTGTTACTTCTGGCCTGGTATGCTGCTGTCCGCTGGTACATCAGAGATTCCTACAGGATTGGTGGTTTCAGTCAGAAGCATGTGTTCATCACCGGCTGTGACAGTGGCTTTGGGAACCTCCTGGCCAGACAGCTGGACCAGAAAGGCTTCAGGGTCACAGCTGGATGCCTCACGGAGAAAGGTGCTGCAGATTTAGCAGCAGCGACAAGCCCCAGACTGAAAACCCTCCTTGTGGATGTTACAGACAGCGCGAGCATCCGGAGTGCCGTGGAGTTTGTGAAGAGAGAGGTGGGGGAGCGAG GCCTCTGGGGGCTGGTGAATAACGCTGGCAGGTCGGTTCCCATCGGACCGCCAGAATGGATGCATCTGGAGGACTTTACAAAGGTGTTGGATGTAAATCTGATCGGGGTTATTGATGTAACCCTGCAGTTTCTGCCTCTCCTGAAGAAAGCCAAGGGCAGAGTGGTGAACGTGGCCAGCATTTTGGGGAGGCTGTCTCTCACCGGTGGAGGATACTGTCTGTCCAAATGGGGTGTGGAAGCTTTCTCTGACAGTCTCAG GAGGGACATGCAGCACTTCGGTATAAAAGTGAGCATCATTGAGCCAGGTTTCTTCAAGACTGGTGTGACCAGTGTAGATCTCATCAATGCTGACTTGAAAAGGCTGTGGGCATACCTTCCTCAAGGCGTTAAGGACTCATATGGTGCCACATACTTAGATGACT atatgaGAATGCAGGGCTTCTCTATGAACATCCTGTGCTCCCCAGATATCTCCAAGGTTACCTGGTGCATGGAACATGCTCTCACTGCCCAGCATCCACGGACACGTTATGGAGCTGGCTGGGATGCTAAGTTTTTCTGGATCCCTCTGTCCTATCTACCTTCATTTGTCTCTGACTTTATTGTACATATGCTCCTCCCCTCACCTAAAGACAAAACAAGCAGTTGA
- the dhrs9 gene encoding dehydrogenase/reductase SDR family member 9 yields MFLYILGLVAVWYLYRWYKESKRVPNKGSKYVYITGCDSGFGNNLAKHLDKLGFCVIAGCYTEKGETELKKVSSERLTAISLDVAKSESVKKVAAFIKTLVGEKGLWAVVNNAGVATPSGPVDWLTIDDYKSMLAVNLNGVIDVTLSVLPLIKKARGRVVNVASVFGRISPFGGPYCVSKYGVESFNDSLRLNMAPFGVKVLCIEPGFFKTSVTDTVILKNQFKGLWDRLPQDMKDDYGQTFLETSLEQLDERFNQLRDSDLMKVVHCMEHAIASIHPRYRYSPGWDAKFLWLPMSYMPTWISDRFFLRYSPKPKVSMI; encoded by the exons atgttcttGTACATCCTCGGGCTGGTGGCTGTTTGGTACCTATATCGCTGGtacaaagaaagcaaaagagTTCCCAACAAGGGGAGCAAATATGTGTACATCACTGGTTGTGACTCTGGGTTTGGGAACAACCTGGCCAAACATCTGGACAAGCTGGGCTTTTGTGTGATTGCTGGCTGTTACACAGAGAAGGGTGAAACTGAGCTGAAGAAGGTCTCCTCCGAAAGGCTCACGGCCATTTCCCTGGACGTCGCCAAGTCTGAAAGTGTGAAAAAGGTGGCGGCTTTCATTAAGACTCTTGTTGGAGAGAAAG GTCTgtgggctgttgtaaacaatgCTGGAGTTGCCACGCCGTCCGGTCCCGTAGACTGGCTCACCATTGACGATTACAAATCCATGCTAGCCGTCAACCTCAATGGAGTGATCGACGTCACTCTGAGCGTGCTCCCTCTCATCAAGAAGGCCAGGGGCAGAGTAGTAAATGTAGCCAGTGTGTTCGGGCGAATCAGTCCATTTGGGGGGCCTTACTGTGTGTCCAAGTATGGAGTGGAGTCCTTTAATGACAGCCTGCG tttaaaCATGGCGCCGTTTGGAGTCAAAGTTTTGTGCATTGAGCCAGGCTTCTTCAAAACAAGCGTGACTGACACTGTGATACTGAAAAACCAATTTAAGGGCCTTTGGGACAGATTACCTCAGGATATGAAGGATGACTACGGGCAAACTTTCTTGGAAACAA GTCTCGAACAGCTGGATGAAAGGTTCAATCAGCTTCGAGACAGCGACCTGATGAAGGTAGTCCACTGTATGGAGCACGCCATCGCCTCCATCCACCCTCGCTACCGCTACTCCCCAGGATGGGATGCTAAGTTCCTCTGGTTGCCCATGTCATACATGCCAACTTGGATTTCAGATCGATTTTTCCTTCGATACAGTCCCAAACCCAAAGTATCTATGATTTGA